In Brassica napus cultivar Da-Ae chromosome A3, Da-Ae, whole genome shotgun sequence, the sequence TACAAACTCAAAAAGGAAACATAGAGAGAAATACAAAAAAGAGTTATCGGCCCAGTTTGATGCTACAGCTTGGCCCAGCCGAGCCGAACGAAGCCGACGCGAGGCAAAACTACAAAGGAAAAAAGTTAGAGCTTAAGCTCAGTCTTACACGGGATGTCCTCCTGACACGTGGCGAACGCGCCGATCTTTCTCTTCTTAAGAGGCACCACGTTACACGCATGCGACACCGGCTCGAGCCCTAATGTTAAGTCAAGCTTTATCTCGCCGGAGCTCTGCACAGCCGGCGGAGAGAACGTCATCACCTCCGAGATATTGCTCTCTCCTTCCTGAGCAGCCACGACTTCAGACTGGTGGCTCAACGACGACACGTGGCTAGCCTCTTTTTCCTCCGATTCCGACGGTTTAGCAACACCGGCGACACGTTTAGCGCGGCGAGGTTTCGGCCGTTTGAGATCGGTTGAGCCAGTAGCTGCTGCCGCAGCTACGGCGGCGGAGCTCTCATCCTTGAATATATGTCGGATGTCGTACATTTTCAGCGGCGGGCCTTGGCCGTTGGTGGCCGCATCTGTGGCCATCTCTGTGATCGGTTCACCTTTCATCACCGCCTCCACGGCGGCTTGGCAAAGCTGCCAGTTTCCCGACCATAACAAACCAACCGAACCGTAGATCGGATTCACAATCCTCCCACAAGCTTCATGCAACAACGATCGGAAAATCCCTGCAAATTATAACGCAAAGTTCGTTAACCTTAAATGACCTTTCGTCTCTCCACTAAAGATGactttaatgaaaaaaaaaacaactcacCAGGACGAAGGTGATCGGGACCGGCGTTGATGAGGTTCATGAGTCCAGCACGGCCATAGAACTTGGCGAGAAACACCGTTGCGTTTGCTTGCGCTTCAGGCGATTTGATCCAAGACAAACACGGTCGTATACTACAATCATCACTACACCCTTTTCGAAGAACTCTGCATCCATTACAGCTCATCCGCATCTTGTTTTGTCTTCTAGACTCTGTTTCGTAAGATTTCTTGGGAGATTTTTGTAATAAGGACGGATTGAGATTCACTAATTATATAAGAAAGATGTTGATTGAGTTTGTTAGATAATAAGCCCCCGGGTTTTTGGAAGCTGAGAGATGAAACCAAGGTTAATAAGAAGAGAGAAGACAAATAAAAAGAAGCTGTTTTGCTAAACACGCCgcggttttttttttccggatTCAACGTTTTAATCCTTGTCTTTCTTCCCCAAATTTTGTTTCTTGTCCACTCTCAACCCCCACGCGTGTGCCGTACACGTGTTAGTACAtttaattatgaatttaaatcaATTATTCAAAATCTGGTATTTAGTTACTTtcatccaaaatatttaatatgcagcgtGGATATTAGATCATGGAGTACTTTATTTGAGAGAGCATCTGACAAGTTTAtaatgctaaaaaaaaaaaaaaataacataatttcACAAATTATTATAAACAATCTATCATCAATCAATTAGTATTATCCTTTTGAGTTCGTGCCTTTAACGCTCGCGCGTCAGAAAATTTGGTCGAATCGCCACGTTTGAGCCAGATAGGATTTGAGGAAGATGGGACCCACATTGAACTCCTGGTTTTCTGGAAATGAACCCGTTTTCGAATACTGCTTTATTATTGTCCGAAAACTAGCGCCTGGTTTCTGGTTTTCGGTTTTCCGGGTTTTGATATTTTCTTCTTTGTGACTGTGGGCGGATCTCTGTGTCGCCGACGGTTTTGTtcagaaaaaagaaaagtaaatcTTATTTACCTTTGGCTTAATTAAGACTACCAAAATTCAGctttaatatgatttcattagTTTGAAACTTTGCACATTTGAGATAGTTGAGAAGTGGATTCTGTAATgtgattttttgaaaattattgacagatcattatgtatataataaatgaaaataatcgTTTTGTCATCTGAAATTTGCATAAGAAAATAGTTTGAGATCTTGTAGTTATTGTGGTTAGGTCACCATTGCATACATACATATTACATCGTCATGTGTTACAGTTCATATACATGTCGAGCTTtacaaaattacatttttacAAAGATTGAGAACCTCTCTGAAAGAAGAACAAACACTCCAAAGTGGTTTGATATGTTACAGTGAGAATAAGGATAACACATCTTAATTTACGGTATATATACACAATATTGATCTCAAAGCCTTAACTAAGGATGTTGACTGATCTTTTTAACTCTTCTTAATAttcaaaaaacatataatcgAAAAAGGGATTATGGATTTTATGAATCTCTGCTCCTTCTTCTAAGCCATGGCAGGTATGCTTGAGTTTTGGCAGTCCCTGTTTAAGCAATCGAATCCCTTTACTCTAACAGAAGCAGGCTTAATCCCAAACTTCACTCGACCACAGCTTCCTCCTTTGACACGAGATGGAGATGGGAGGAATGGTGAGATAGGGTTGAGTTTGTTATCTCCAAATCGTGCATCTTGAGCTAAAGGGTTTGATACTCTGCTCGGGGGAGACCCGAGGAAAAATGGAGGTGATGAAGCTACACCAGATAATGTTTCTTCCTACAGAGAAAGAACAAGACAAGAGAATCAAAGTTTAGATACTGAATCCTTTCCGTATCTGACTAAAGATTCAATCTACATAGGCAAACCATTCTGTAGAGAAGAAGCagaacaaaaacaataattcaAGCAGGTGAAATCTGATGAATCCATTATAAATATGGATTAAACAACTTGAAGCAACTATATAGTCTAGTGTTTTGATACAATACAAAGAAACACAAATCGACGAAGAATGGTGCAAAGTCTAATAGTTCAAACAAAGGAAGACAAGGGATTGTTTGATTTCAATACACCAAGTTCAAAGAAGGAGACAAACCTTTCTACGAATGATGATGTCCAAAAGATCAGCCCCAGCTTTACAATCACTTACATCAGCTGCTCTGGATTGACTGTTAAAATCCCAAACAAAGCATATAGTAAAATCAGCATTTAGTAttgcaaaaaacaaaaacaatatgatCTCTGTGGATAAAAAGACAAAAGGAAGAGGCTTTATGATGATACCTTGAATGTAATAATCTAAACGGATGAATAACGTTATTAGAGAGAATGACACGGCGAGGCTTAGGACAAACAAGAGAGATAGGATCAGAGGAGACAGGAACAACAAATCCTCTAGATTCGAAGGCGTTCTGCTGGAGGCTATAATGATTCATCTTCGAACCACTTTTGTCTCAAGCGAAACACAATGGAGATATCAGAACAATCTGAGGGACgggtaataataaaaaaaaaaaaggatcatTTCGAAATACAGAGAGAGATTGGGTATAAAACAGAATGTTCAGAAACAGAATACGTTGACCAGAATAAACCAGTTTCATTGAGACGTATTGAGTGGACTATATAAACAGCAAACTTTCGTACGAACAAGATAAGGATTTTGaacgttttaaaatttacaacaaACCCGTTTacgagaagaaacaaaaaactaaCTTTGATCTGTCATTTACGCTATTATTAAAGGAACTTGGAGAAGAAAAACGAAAGAGGGAAGTACTACTACCTTACGAACTTTTTGACGAAAACGCGGCGATAAGGGTGAGCGAAAAGTAGAGAAACAGAGTGGCTGTGAATAATAAGCACTTTATTATATTAAGACGACGATGAGATAAAGGTTTTGTGTCACGAAACTATGTCGTTTCCGCCAGAAAATTATTCAACTTTGTTTGTTCTCGCCGTCGTTATTCCGTAATTTATGACTCCGAATGGTAactgcggtttgagcggtgcggAACAAGTGGTTTAACTGCGGTGCAtgtttaacagttataaaaacgtatagatatatgatatatgtagaaatttttgttactgtttAACTGCGGTGCAGAGCGGGCCGGTTCGTAACATTCAAAGCcatataaactaaaatcatTGGCAAGTTGTTAATTGTGTAAAGAAACcatcaaacatttttttttaaattttatttgttggGTTTAGAATGTTCAATTACGTCTATTTCGTAAGACTTGTGAGAATATATTGTAATTGTTTATTATGATATACTGTGGGTCTCTAGTTCTTAATGCTTTTCACGTTTTAAATGTTTACAGTCCCCTTTAAGTAATCTCCATTATCTTCTAAACAGGGTTATCGTCATCATCCCAACTCCAAAAGACTTTGACCAATTACTTTGGCCTATTGGGTTAAGCTCGAAATATGTCTATTTGGCCCATTAGCTATAGTAACCTATCAGCGGCCCAGTTAAGGTAATAGCATCAGCCCTGAGAAGATCCAGACCGTCCAAAATAGGGATCTCAAAAGAAACCCTTACTATTTAAACCTCTGCTTCACCAGATTCGCGTCGCCTCTCGAACACGAAGCTCTTTAAGCAGGAAGCCGTAAACCTCTTTTCACCACCTTCCAGTGTTCTTCGTCGTTGCTAACTGGTACGCTTCACTATACTATTCTGGAGGCTAATCGTCGTTTTTCTTAATCTAATTGCATACTCTGTTATTAGCTTTAGTGAGAGCTGTAATTCATGGGTTTTATTAGGGTCACAATTTAATTGATCTGCTTAATGATGTTAGCTTTTGTAACCAATTGAGAAATGTAGCTCATTCTTTTGCGTTGAAGCTATCAAAATGTTGATTGGGTTATTTGTTTCTGTGTTTATTAAATTGTTTTAGAATCTGCAAAGATGTTCTCTGCTCAGAACAAGATCCACAAGGACAAGGGTGTCGCACCAACTGACTTCGAACAGGAAGTTGCTCAggttctctcttctttcttaaACCTTGTGAATGTGTTTTTTATTGGTTTccttattgatttattttaactGCAGGCTTTCTTTGACTTGGAGAACACCAACCAGGAGTTGAAAAGCGACTTGAAAGATCTCTACATAAACCAAGCTGTGTAAGTTTTCATTTAAAGAGGCTGTAAAGATCTTAACTTTTGCTGAAATATctccttttttttctattttgtgcAGTCAGATGGATATCTCTGGAGGCCGCAAGGCAATTGTGATCTATGTCCCATTCAGACTGAGGAAAGCCTTCCGCAAGATCCATCCTCGTCTCGTCagagagctcgagaagaagtTCAGTGGAAAAGACGTTGTCTTTGTTGCCACCAGAAGAATCATGCGCCCACCTAAGAAAGGCTCAGCTGTTCAGAGACCACGCAACAGGACTCTCACTTCCGTCCATGAAGCCATGCTTGAGGACGTTGCTTACCCTGCTGAGATTGTTGGAAAGCGTACCAGATACCGTGTTGATGGCACCAAGATCATGAAGGTAATGAAAAATCTAACGTTTATTGATCTTTTCATAGCTTTAGCCTCTTAGCTAACATGTTTCAATTTTTGGCAGGTCTTCTTGGAGCCTAAGGAGCGGAACAACACTGAGTACAAGCTTGAGACAATGGTTGGTGTCTACAGGAAGCTTACAGGGAGAGATGTTGTTTTCGAGTACCCTACCATAGAAGGTTGAAGAGATGaatgtttgattcttttttttgtcggaTAGAGAGCTTTTTGATTCTGTTTTTGAGTAAAAACTCTTTGCAAAAGatttttcttgtttaagttgTTGCATCTCAGTCTTCCTCAAAACTTGTGTTTAAACAatagctttcttctgtttctccAAATGATTCactgtttaaaatatatatatctcaaaaaaaattctcattgaatataatttctTGGCACAAGGTTGACATAGATACATTAATCTATTATTCACTCATGCTCTGTACAGCTTTAACTCAGATGAAGAAAATAGATCTCAGTATCTACAGGCACAAAACATGACATCTCAGACATTAGGATTTCAGGAAAGCCCTGAAACTCCGAAATGAAAACTCAGTAACTACATTGTCTGAAGTATGCATGAGGCTTATACCTTGGTGCAAACGAGCCCCATGCATACTTAGAAATGGATCTCTCCATTTGCTGGTAAGAATGACAAATGTTTAGAAGAGATCGCGTGCTTTGCCGACGGATTTAAGTTAACGTCCGTTGTTTTGTTTGTGGGCCGATTCCTAGCTGTCCACGTCGACTGTCACGATGACTCGCTGCTCTCCAGGTATCGAATGCTTTTGCACTAGACTAGTTTGGGCTTTATATTATTAGCCCATTTAAGTATCATGGGTCCTAGTTTTTTTGAGTGGTTCTGACAGCGCGTGACTCTTTTTTGTTCCACGTGCGGGGGGACTTCGTGTGTCTGAACTCCGTCGGGAATTAAATGAACTCCTACTTTTGTCTCTACACCAAATATCCTCGTACTTCTTTTGCATTTATAATCCCATGTCTTTTGATATTTTCCAGTTTTCACCCAAATATTATACTAATCACCAACTCATacccatttttctttttaaaacttaaaacaaagTGCATACACCCATCCACTACatcttcaaaaataaaatatactaattttggattcaaaattttgactCGGATTAGttttttctacaaaaaatgACTATATTTGAACACTAATTTGATATATAAGTTAAAATCTTGAATGATTCTAATACAAAAAAATTCGAGACCAGTTTTTGAAAATCCAATAACAGCCATTTCCTTTTCTCAAAACgtgttttagacttttagtacAAAATCttgaatatttcatatatttcgTTAAACCAATATACCTAGTGTTGTGGGTTAATAGTCGCTCTATACAAAATACAAGGTCCAAATTGTAAATATAAGGAAGAAGTACAGTTATTTCGATAAAAAACAGTGTGCCACTGCCAACGAAACAGTGTGCGCGAGATTTGGGATGACTTGTTCTCTGTGTGCGGGCATGCACGAGCACAGTTGACTCGATCTCGTTCAGTTCAGGAAAAggttaaactataaaaaatcaATCCGGCGGTGGATCGCCAATTTCTCAGACGGCGAATTGATACTAAAATGGCGGTGGATAATGCGTCGTATCTGATGCAGTTTGTGGACGAAACCTCGTTTTACAATCGCATTGTTCTCAGTCACCTCTTGCCGGCGAGCCTGTGGGAGCATTTACCACATTTTCTCCAGACATGGCTAAGGAACTACCTCGCCGGAAACTTGCTTTACTTCATCTCAGGCTTTCTCTGGTGCTTCTACATTTATTACCTCAAACTCAACGTTTATCTCCCTCAAGGTAACTGTACTTTTATTACCTAACTTAATTGTCTGATTGgttcttgtctttttttttttcaattttaggttgttcttttttttttttgtctttagaTGCGATTCCGACAAGAAAGGCTATGCTTTTGCAAATCCACGTGGCAGTGAAGGCGATGCCTTGTTACACTCTGCTTCCAACCGTCTCTGAGTATATGATCGAAAGTGGTTGGACCAGATGTTACTCTAGTATAGGCGAACTCAGCTGGTTCCTCTACTTTGTTTCTATCGCGACCTATCTTGTTTTAGTTGAGTTTGGTATTTATTGGATGCACAGAGAGCTTCATGACATTAAGCCTCTTTATAAGCATCTCCATGCCACCCATCATATCTACAACAAGCAGAACACTCTTTCTCCCTTTGCCGgtaaagtatattttaatttctagTCATGTAAAAGATTGGTTGCATTCAGcacgttttgtttttttttttgttcagggCTTGCGTTTCACCCAGTAGATGGGATACTTCAGGCAGTACCGCATGTGATAGCTCTGTTTATAGTGCCAATTCATTTCACAACCCATCTAGGTCTTTTGTTTATGGAAGCGATATGGACAGCGAACATCCATGACTGCATCCACGGTAACATTTGGCCTGTAATGGGTGCAGGGTACCATACCATACACCACACTACTTACAAGCATAACTATGGTCACTATACCATATGGATGGATTGGATGTTTGGCTCTCTTAAGGACCCTCTTTTAGAAGATGTTGACAACAAAGACATCTCCAAGAAAGCAGAGTGAGAATGcccttttgttttgtctttcttttataacccttttttcctttcttcttcatgtGTCTCAATCTTTCCAATTATTTTGTGTCGAACCATTTACTGCACATTTGCTGTCTAAACGTTCTTCTTTCTTGATTAACAAGTCACCAGCATTGTTGACCATCAGAGAAAAGACTATGCAGTGTAGTCCCTGAACTTCATACGTATTTGGAAAAAGACCCTAGAGAACCAATTCTACATTTGCTGCAAGCTAAAATAACGTTAGTTGCAAATCCTTTCAACAGAAGTTCTGTTTATTACAGAACATTTAACCAAACAATGTCTTTTAACTCTGATAGTAATAAGAACATGAGGCTGAATATAAGTTGGGGGTGTAGTCTTGTAAATAGTCTAAATACCATggcatatattatataaaacaattacacgtgtttcaaaaaataaagataaacaaattACACAAAGCTTTGAAGACTTGACATCTAGCGATTTAGACGCAGAATATTATCTCTCTCTCATAAAACGCATTATCAGAGGTTGACTTTCCCACGGCGGATACATGGCGGCAGAGAATGAGTTTCTTACTCAGTTCGTCGACGAGACAACGTTTTACAACCGGATCGTCCTGAGTCACCTCTTGCCGGCGAATCTATGGGAGCCTTTACCACGTTTCCTTCAAACATGGCTCCGGAGCTACCTCACCGGAAACTTATTTTACTTCATCTCCGCCTTCCTCTGGTGCTTCTACATCTATTACCTTAAACGCAATGTTTACATCCCCGAAGGTGACTATTTTAGTTTCCTGCTTTTGTTGTTTTCATTTAAGGTTAAAGTTCCTGGTTTCCAATTTAGATTCGATAGATGTATTTGTTTAACTCTCTTATGTATCTTATGTCCCATCAA encodes:
- the LOC125606965 gene encoding uncharacterized protein LOC125606965 yields the protein MNHYSLQQNAFESRGFVVPVSSDPISLVCPKPRRVILSNNVIHPFRLLHSSQSRAADVSDCKAGADLLDIIIRRKEETLSGVASSPPFFLGSPPSRVSNPLAQDARFGDNKLNPISPFLPSPSRVKGGSCGRVKFGIKPASVRVKGFDCLNRDCQNSSIPAMA
- the LOC106438941 gene encoding 40S ribosomal protein S7 is translated as MFSAQNKIHKDKGVAPTDFEQEVAQAFFDLENTNQELKSDLKDLYINQAVQMDISGGRKAIVIYVPFRLRKAFRKIHPRLVRELEKKFSGKDVVFVATRRIMRPPKKGSAVQRPRNRTLTSVHEAMLEDVAYPAEIVGKRTRYRVDGTKIMKVFLEPKERNNTEYKLETMVGVYRKLTGRDVVFEYPTIEG
- the LOC106438943 gene encoding delta(7)-sterol-C5(6)-desaturase 1-like is translated as MAVDNASYLMQFVDETSFYNRIVLSHLLPASLWEHLPHFLQTWLRNYLAGNLLYFISGFLWCFYIYYLKLNVYLPQDAIPTRKAMLLQIHVAVKAMPCYTLLPTVSEYMIESGWTRCYSSIGELSWFLYFVSIATYLVLVEFGIYWMHRELHDIKPLYKHLHATHHIYNKQNTLSPFAGLAFHPVDGILQAVPHVIALFIVPIHFTTHLGLLFMEAIWTANIHDCIHGNIWPVMGAGYHTIHHTTYKHNYGHYTIWMDWMFGSLKDPLLEDVDNKDISKKAE
- the LOC106438940 gene encoding LOB domain-containing protein 41; translation: MRMSCNGCRVLRKGCSDDCSIRPCLSWIKSPEAQANATVFLAKFYGRAGLMNLINAGPDHLRPGIFRSLLHEACGRIVNPIYGSVGLLWSGNWQLCQAAVEAVMKGEPITEMATDAATNGQGPPLKMYDIRHIFKDESSAAVAAAAATGSTDLKRPKPRRAKRVAGVAKPSESEEKEASHVSSLSHQSEVVAAQEGESNISEVMTFSPPAVQSSGEIKLDLTLGLEPVSHACNVVPLKKRKIGAFATCQEDIPCKTELKL